The following are encoded in a window of Amaranthus tricolor cultivar Red isolate AtriRed21 chromosome 2, ASM2621246v1, whole genome shotgun sequence genomic DNA:
- the LOC130805742 gene encoding uncharacterized protein LOC130805742 yields MAEVQIQEEEFINPDIEVFISFFENLNIDCEYDIYNEYTSENYGNIDVSLSLEEPISHGQTLTQEEIETETLTQEETEIETLRQQPVGSKRELPVQTRKLIVQQLTSLSTESDRRLPRGTIKTIAMQHNTSRWTIARLWELAKTSMQNGIVIDVNSRKRGRVGRKPKVFDMNLLNVVPIEKRTTIRAMASALGIGHSQVYRMIKSGIIRAHTNSIKPKLSHDHKMRRINFILSQIIPPTVDNIPKFGLMYNVVHIDEKWFYMSRATQRYYLFPWEEEEPYRCVQNKNFIGKVMFIAAVARPHINSTGEVLWDGKIRIFPFTETYYAVRRSENRPACTATLRAITRVTRDILRDKLITEVLPAIRSKWPANGVKDIWIQQDNAKPHILINDHAFNEEARKDGFNIRLVCQPASSPDMNILDLGMFSALQSIQFKSFPKDLNDLIKAVNDAYDTFEPKLLNYTWIQYQLCMIEVLKAKGGNNYKNPHIGKQRLDRLGLLPRQLEIPQELIDAARQFLSHGIINLNDLPQDD; encoded by the coding sequence atgGCTGAGGTTCAAATTCAAGAAGAGGAATTCATTAATCCTGATATTGAGGTATTTATATCTTTCTTTGAAAATCTTAATATAGATTGTGAATATGACATTTATAATGAGTACACAAGTGAGAATTATGGAAACATCGATGTCAGTTTGAGTTTGGAGGAACCCATAAGCCATGGTCAAACATTAACACAGGAAGAAATAGAAACAGAAACATTAACACAGGAAGAAACAGAAATAGAAACATTAAGACAGCAACCAGTAGGTAGTAAGAGGGAACTACCAGTTCAGACCAGAAAGTTAATTGTACAACAGTTAACTAGTTTGTCTACAGAATCAGATAGACGTTTGCCACGGGGTACAATTAAAACAATTGCAATGCAACATAACACATCAAGGTGGACAATAGCAAGGCTGTGGGAATTAGCCAAAACATCAATGCAAAATGGCATTGTAATTGATGTTAATAGTAGAAAAAGGGGAAGAGTTGGTAGGAAACCAAAAGTTTTTGACATGAATTTGCTGAATGTTGTTCCGATTGAAAAGAGGACCACAATTAGAGCAATGGCCTCTGCATTAGGCATTGGTCATTCACAAGTTTATAGAATGATAAAATCCGGTATTATTAGAGCACATACGAATTCTATTAAACCAAAACTTTCTCATGACCACAAAATGAGAAGAATCAACTTCattttatcccaaataataccaCCCACTGTAGACAACATACCAAAATTCGGACTTATGTATAATGTTGtgcacatagatgaaaaatggTTCTATATGAGTAGGGCAACACAAAGGTATTATTTATTTCCTTGGGAAGAGGAGGAACCATATAGATgtgtgcaaaataaaaatttcataggcaaagtgatgtttatagcaGCTGTTGCAAGACCTCACATTAATTCTACAGGTGAAGTGTTGTGGGATGGGAAAATACGAATTTTTCCGTTTACAGAAACTTATTATGCAGTGAGGAGGTCAGAAAACAGACCAGCGTGTACAGCAACATTACGAGCAATAACAAGAGTTACACGCGACATTCTACGAGACAAACTAATCACTGAAGTGCTACCAGCAATAAGATCAAAATGGCCAGCAAATGGGGTGAAAGATATATGGATTCAACAAGATAACGCCAAGccacatattttaataaatgatcATGCATTCAATGAAGAAGCAAGGAAAGACGGATTTAACATAAGACTTGTTTGTCAACCAGCCTCTAGTCCAGATATGAACATCTTGGACTTGGGAATGTTTAGTGCTCTGcaatcaattcaattcaagtCATTTCCCAAAGACCTCAATGATCTGATAAAGGCGGTGAATGATGCGTATGACACTTTTGAACCAAAGCTTTTAAACTACACTTGGATACAATATCAACTATGCATGATAGAGGTACTAAAAGCTAAAGGCGGTAATAACTATAAGAATCCACACATTGGAAAACAGAGACTGGACAGGCTGGGTCTGCTGCCCAGGCAATTAGAAATTCCACAAGAACTAATTGATGCAGCACGCCAATTTTTATCTCATGGTATAATTAATCTCAATGATCTTCCGCaagatgattga
- the LOC130805857 gene encoding GATA transcription factor 20-like, translating to MEQVISNRFEDQNQVAITEEDDDSFDTDTEEFSNGDEEIEVEDDEDEDKEAHVSIAIPGDAMNIKSNLTSGASLMCSASSSLVRRKTGELTIAFEGEVYVFPSVTHDKVQAILLLLGGRDFSTSVPTSEFLLQQHDMTTGDLSYGQKISHRIASLVRFREKKKERCFDKKIRYTCRKEVAQSMRTCQHCGISDKSTPAMRRGPSGPRTLCNACGLMWANKGTLRDLSKTGRIVPFQGDRDTPSDRKPLAMEPGNSYGNQEMQRCAEGIAMHGKLNKGTRDF from the exons ATGGAGCAAGTAATTTCAAATCGATTCGAAGATCAAAATCAAGTTGCGATTACGGAAGAAGATGACGACTCCTTTGACACTGACACTGAGGAATTCAGTAATGGCGATGAAGAAATAGAGGTGGAAgacgatgaagatgaagataaagAAGCGCATGTTAGCATAGCAATTCCTGGTGATGCGATGAACATTAAGAGTAATTTGACATCTGGTGCTTCTTTGATGTGCTCTGCTTCGTCTTCGTTGGTTCGGAGAAAAACTGGTGAACTTACTATTGCTTTTGAAGGAGAAGTTTATGTATTCCCTTCTGTTACTCATGACAAG GTGCAAGCAATTTTATTACTCTTGGGAGGCCGTGACTTTTCAACTAGTGTACCTACATCGGAGTTCCTACTCCAGCAGCATGACATG ACAACAGGTGATCTATCATATGGCCAAAAAATATCCCATAGAATCGCATCTTTGGTTAGATTTCgagaaaagaagaaagaaagatgttTTGATAAGAAAATTCGTTACACATGCCGAAAAGAGGTTGCTCAGAG TATGCGCACTTGTCAACACTGTGGAATTAGTGATAAGTCCACACCAGCTATGCGTCGAGGGCCATCTGGTCCCAGGACTCTTTGTAATGCTTGTGGGCTAATGTGGGCGAACAAG GGAACCCTCAGAGATCTTTCAAAGACAGGGAGGATTGTACCATTTCAGGGTGACCGG GACACTCCGAGTGATAGAAAGCCTTTAGCAATGGAGCCTGGTAATTCTTATGGAAATCAAGAAATGCAG AGATGCGCAGAGGGTATTGCCATGCATGGAAAGTTAAATAAGGGCACAAGAGACTTTTGA
- the LOC130805220 gene encoding dynamin-related protein 3A-like: MADDSIAPPSPSPSMTAATTASLGHSVIPIINKLQDIAAQLGSSPAFDLPQVAVVGSQSSGKSSVLEALVGRDFLPRGCDICTRRPLVLQLLQIKKGDEEWGEFLHLPGKKFFDFNEIRREIQAETDREAGENKGVSDKQIRLKIFSPNVLDITLVDLPGITKVPVGDQPSDIEARIRTMIMSYIKIPSCLILAVTPANSDLANSDALQMAGIADPDGYRTIGVITKLDIMDRGTDARNFLLGNVIPLRLGYVGVVNRCQEDILKNRSIKDALVAEEKFFRSRPVYSDIADRCGVPQLAKKLNQILVQHIKSVLPGLKSQISVQLVSVAKEHASYGEIVESKAGMGSVILNILSKYSEAFASMIEGKNEEMSTSELSGGARIHYIFQSIFVKSLEEVDPCEDLSDDDIRTAIQNATGPKSALFVPEVPFEVLVRRQISRLLEPSLQCARFIYDELIKMSHCCLFNDLQRFPILRKRMDEVINSFLRDGLQPAEAMIAHIIDMELDYINTSHPNFLGGAKAVEVASQHIKSSRTSVSIPKLKDVGDSDKAPASERTIKMRGILPRNANGVVAEQSSRSAVDGDKPAQSGGATNSSWGISSIFGVTDSRSSSKETSIHKSISEPIHNLEHSISMIHLKEPPTILRPTETRTENEAIEIAVTKLLLKSYYDIVRKNVEDSVPKAIMHFLVNHTKRELHNVFIKKLYRENLFDEMLQEPDEVAMKRKQTRDKLRILNQAFRVLDELPLEADTIEKGYSLASDAVGLPMMNGLPSSMYSTRSYSNDSYSASPKTHKSRKSSHSGELQSPFYPNGDLNVDSMAL, translated from the exons ATGGCGGACGATTCCATTGCACCGCCTTCACCTTCACCATCAATGACGGCAGCTACAACAGCTTCGTTAGGGCATTCAGTGATCCCGATAATAAACAAGCTACAAGATATCGCAGCACAGCTTGGTAGCAGTCCTGCCTTTGACTTGCCGCAAGTTGCTGTCGTTGGTAGCCAAAGTAGTGGTAAATCGAGTGTTCTTGAGGCGCTTGTTGGCCGTGATTTCTTACCGCGAGGGTGTGATATTTGTACTCGTCGTCCGCTTGTACTTCAGCTGTTGCAGATTAAGAAAGGTGATGAGGAGTGGGGAGAGTTCTTGCATCTGCCTggaaaaaagttttttgatttcaATGAAATTCGGAGAGAAATTCAG GCTGAAACTGACAGAGAGGCCGGAGAGAACAAAGGAGTATCTGACAAGCAGATCCGTCTTAAAATCTTTTCACCTAATGTTCTAGATATTACCTTAGTAGATCTCCCTGGGATAACTAAAGTTCCAGTTGGTGATCAGCCATCCGATATTGAAGCACGTATAAGAACCATGATAATGTCCTACATCAAAATTCCAAGCTGCTTAATATTAGCAGTTACTCCTGCTAATTCTGATTTAGCAAATTCAGATGCTTTGCAGATGGCTGGAATTGCGGATCCTGATG GATATCGAACAATTGGGGTCATCACAAAG CTAGACATTATGGACAGAGGCACTGATGCACGGAATTTTTTGCTTGGGAATGTTATACCACTACGACTTGGTTATGTGGGAGTTGTGAATCGTTGTCAAGAG GACATTTTGAAGAACAGAAGCATAAAAGACGCACTTGTGGCCGAGGAGAAATTCTTCCGTAGTCGTCCT GTGTATAGTGATATTGCAGATCGATGTGGTGTTCCACAGTTGGCCAAAAAATTGAATCAG ATTCTGGTACAACACATCAAGTCAGTTCTCCCTGGTTTGAAATCACAAATAAGTGTTCAACTTGTTTCTGTAGCTAAGGAGCATGCCAGCTATGGAGAAATTGTAGAATCTAAG GCTGGTATGGGTAGTGTCATCTTAAATATCCTATCGAAGTACTCAGAAG CTTTTGCTTCTATGATTGAGGGGAAGAATGAAGAGATGTCAACATCTGAGTTATCTGGTGGTGCAAGAATTCATTACATATTCCAATCAATTTTTGTAAAGAGTTTAGAG GAGGTGGATCCATGCGAGGATTTAAGTGACGATGACATTCGAACAGCTATTCAGAATGCAACTGGTCCTAAGTCTGCATTATTCGTTCCAGAG GTCCCATTTGAAGTTCTCGTTAGAAGGCAAATTAGTCGTTTATTAGAACCAAGTCTTCAATGTGCAAGGTTTATATATGATGAGCTGATAAAG ATGAGCCATTGCTGTCTATTTAATGACCTGCAACGCTTTCCTATACTCAGAAAACGAATGGATGAAGTTATCAATAGCTTCCTTCGAGATGGCCTTCAACCTGCTGAGGCAATGATTGCGCATATTATTGACATGGAG TTGGATTATATAAATACTTCACATCCTAATTTTCTTGGTGGAGCTAAAGCTGTAGAGGTTGCTTCTCAACATATCAAGTCTTCAAGAACCTCTGTGTCTATCCCAAAGCTAAAG GATGTTGGGGATTCTGATAAAGCACCTGCATCTGAAAGGACCATCAAAATGCGAGGTATTCTTCCTAGAAATGCAAATGGAGTTGTTGCGGAACAG AGCTCTCGATCTGCAGTAGATGGTGATAAACCTGCTCAGTCTG GAGGTGCAACTAACTCTAGCTGGGGGATTTCATCTATATTTGGGGTTACTGACAGCCGTAGTTCTTCCAAGGAAACCTCCATTCACAAGTCTATTAGTGAGCCGATTCACAACTTGGAGCATTCCATTTCAATGATACATTTAAAGGAG CCACCAACAATACTAAGGCCGACAGAGACTCGTACCGAGAACGAAGCAATTGAAATCGCTGTTACCAAATTGTTGTTgaaatcatattatgatattGTCAGAAAGAATGTGGAAGATTCAGTGCCTAAGGCTATTATGCACTTCTTG GTAAACCATACAAAGCGAGAGCTGCACAATGTCTTTATCAAAAAGCTTTATAG GGAAAATCTTTTTGATGAGATGTTGCAGGAACCTGATGAGGTGGCAATGAAAAGGAAGCAAACTCGTGATAAATTGCGCATTCTCAACCAGGCTTTCCGG GTGCTTGATGAATTGCCACTTGAGGCCGATACAATTGAGAAGGGGTACAGTTTGGCAAGTGATGCTGTTGGGTTGCCGATGATGAACGGCCTCCCATCATCCATGTACTCAACACGCAGTTATTCAAATGATTCATATTCTGCCTCTCCTAAAACCCACAAGTCCAGAAAATCTTCTCACTCAGGTGAACTGCAATCGCCATTCTATCCCAACGGTGATTTAAACGTGGATAGCATGGCTCTTTAA